The window AGGCGGCCGGGATGCCCTCCCGGCCGCTCGTCGAGATCCTGCTGCGCACCGGCCTGCTCGCGCTGTGCACCTTCGGTCCCGCCGTGCTGTTCAACCAGTACAAGGGTCTGCCGCTCGCGGTGGTGCTCTTCCTGCTGGCCCTGGTCGTCACGGACTTCCTGCTGCGCCGCACGACCTTCGGGCGAAACGTTTTCGCACTGGGTGGCAGCGTCGAGGCCTCCCGCCGTGCGGGCATCAACGTCACCCGGATCCGGATCACGGTCTTCGCGATCTCCAGCACCTTCGCCGCCATCGGCGGCCTGTTCTGGGCATCCAAGATCGCGGCGGCCAACCAGAGCGCCGGCGCCGGCGACCTGCTGATGAACGTGATCGCGGCGGCCGTCATCGGCGGCACCAGCCTCTTCGGCGGCCGGGGCCGGACCTGGAACGCCCTCCTCGGCGTCATGGTCATCGTCTCGATCCAGTACGGTCTGGCCCTGGAAGGCATTGCGACGCCGATCCAGTACATGATCACCGGCGCGGTGCTGCTGGCGACCGTGGTGATCGACTCGGTGACCCGCAAGACCCAGAAGACGGCCGGCCGCGCCTGATCGCGCGTCCGACCGCCCGCCGGAGCGGCATCCGGCGGTAAGACCGGTCACAGTGCCCGGCGCCACTTCTCGTGGCGCCGGGCATCCGTGCGTGCACGTACGGGGTACTCATGTGCGGGTATACATCCGTATGTGATGTGTGGCCGCGCGATCATGCGTACATGTATGACAAAGGTGTGACGCCCCAGGGACGGCCCGATGACCGTGCCCGGGAACGGAACATTAGACTCGACAGACCAGCAAGCAACTGCAAGGAGGCACGGGTGCTGCTGACCCGCATCAAGGGACCGCGCGATCTGGACCGGCTCAGCCAGGAGGAGCTCGACCAGCTCGCGGCCGAGATCAGGTCCTTCCTCGTCGACGCCGTCTCCAAGACCGGCGGGCACCTCGGCCCCAACCTCGGGGTGGTCGAACTGACGATCGCCCTGCACCGGGTCTTCGACTCGCCGAAGGACAAGGTCCTCTTCGACACCGGCCACCAGGCCTACGTCCACAAGCTGCTCACGGGCCGCCAGGACTTCGCCGGCCTGCGCACCAAGAACGGCCTCTCCGGCTACCCCTCGCGCGCCGAGTCCGACCACGACGTGATCGAGAACTCCCACGCCTCCACCGTGCTCGGCTGGGCCGACGGCCTGGCCAAGGCCAATGAGGTGCTGGGCCGCGAGGACCACCACGTCGCCGCCGTCATCGGCGACGGCGCGCTGACCGGCGGCATGGCCTGGGAGGCGCTGAACAACATCGCCGCCGCCAAGGACCGCCCGCTGGTCATCGTCGTCAACGACAACGAGCGCTCCTACGGGCCCACCATCGGCGGCCTCGCGAACCACCTGGCCACCCTGCGCACCACGGACGGCTACGAGCGGTTCCTGGCCCGCGGCAAGGAGATCCTGGAGCGCACCCCGGTCGTCGGGAAGCCGCTCTTCGAGACTTTGCACGGCGCCAAGAAGGGCCTCAAGGACTTCATCGCCCCGCAGGGCATGTTCGAGGACCTCGGCCTCAAGTACATCGGGCCCATCGACGGCCACGACATCGAGGCCCTGGAGTCCGCCCTGCAGCGCGCCAAGCGTTTCAGCGGCCCGGTCATCGTGCACTGCCTCACCCAGAAGGGCCGCGGCTACACCCCGGCCCTGGAGCACGAGGCGGACCGCTTCCACGCGGTCGGCGTGATCCACCCCGACACCGGCCTGCCGGTGAAGACCGCCGCGGCCAGCTGGACCTCCGTCTTCGCGGACGAGATGGTCAAGCTCGGCCACGAGCGCGAGGACATCGTCGGCATCACCGCCGCCATGCTCCACCCGGTCGGCCTCAACAAGTTCGCCGAGGCCTTCCCGAACCGGATCTACGACGTGGGCATCGCCGAGCAGCACGGCGCCACCTCGGCGGCGGGCCTGGCCACCGGCGGGGTCCACCCGGTCTTCGCGGTGTACGCGACCTTCCTCAACCGCGCCTTCGACCAGGTCCTGATGGATGTCGCCCTGCACAAGTGCGGGGTCACCTTCGTCCTGGACCGCGCCGGTGTCACCGGTGACGACGGCGCCTCCCACAACGGCATGTGGGACATGTCCATCCTCCAGGTCGTGCCCGGCCTGCGGCTGGCCGCCCCGCGCGACGCCGAGCAGCTGCGCGCCCAGCTCCGCGAGGCCGTCGAGGTCAAGGACGCCCCGACCGTCGTGCGCTACTCCAAGGGCGTCGTCGGCCCGGCCGTTCCGGCCGTCGGCCGGATCGGCGGCATGGACGTCCTGCGCGCCCCGGGCGCCGAGGTCACCCGTCCGGACGTACTGCTCGTCTCGGTCGGCGCACTCGCCCCGATGTGCCTGGAAATCGCCGATCTGCTGGACAAGCAGGGCATCTCCACGACCGTCGTCGACCCCCGCTGGGTCAAGCCCGTGGACGAGGCCCTGGCCCCGCTCGCGGACCGTCACCGCGTGGTCGTCACCGTCGAGGACAACGGCCGTACCGGCGGTGTGGGCGCCGCCGTCTCGCAGGCCCTGCGGGACGCGGGTGTCGACGTACCGCTGCGCGACTTCGGCATTCCGCAGCGCTTCCTCGACCACGCCCTCCGCAAGGAGATCATGGCGGAGATCGGCCTGACCGCGCCGGACATCGCCCGGCAGGTCACCGGCCTCGTGGCGAAGCTGGACGGCCGTTACGACAGCGAGCCGGCCGCCACCGTCGACTAGTCCGGAAACCACCGCTTGCGCCGTTCGTAGATCGACGCGCGGTTGCACGTCACGGGCCGGGAGATCACTCTTGAGGAGTGGGCCTCCCGGCCCGTTCGTGCGCCCGGCCCGTTCGTGCGTCGTCACCTCTCGGAGGCGTCGGTGAGCAAGGATCTGAACAGCCCATTCCGCACCAAGACGGTGGAGCAATCCATCCGCGACACGGAGGAGCCGGAACACGCCCTCCGAAAGTCGCTCTCCGCCTGGGACCTCACGGTCTTCGGTGTGGGCGTCATCATCGGCACCGGCATTTTCGTCCTGACGGGCATCGCCGCCCGCAACAATGCCGGTCCCGCCACCGCCCTCGCCTTCGTGGCCGCGGGCATCGTCTGCGCCCTCGCGGCGCTCTGCTACGCCGAATTCGCGTCCACCGTCCCGGTGGCCGGGTCGGCGTACACGTTCTCGTACGCCTCGATCGGCGAGCTGCCCGCCTGGATCATCGGCTGGGACCTGGTGCTGGAGTTCGCACTCGGCACGGCCGTCGTCGCGGTCGGCTGGTCCGGGTACGTGCGCCACCTCATGGACACCAACCTCGGCTGGACCCTGCCGACCTCCCTGTCCGGCCCCGATGCCGGCGGGCACTTCGACCTGCTGGCGTTCCTGCTGGTCCTGGTGCTGACGTGGATCCTGGTCGTCGGGACGAAGCTCTCGGCCCGGATCACCGCGGTCGTCGTCGCCATCAAGGTCACGGTCGTGCTGCTGGTCATCGTCGCGGGCCTGTTCTTCATCAAGGCCGACAACTACTCGCCGTTCATCCCGCCGGCCGTGCCACAGGCCGAGGGCGTCAGCGGCTGGCACGCGCCACTGGTCCAGTTGCTCTTCGGCTACGAGCCCACGAACTTCGGCGTCATGGGCATCTTCACGGCGGCCTCGCTCATCTTCTTCGCCTTCATCGGCTTCGACGTGGTGGCGACGGCGGCAGAGGAGACCAAGAACCCCCAGCGGGACATGCCGCGCGGCATCCTCGGCTCGCTGCTGATCTGCACCGTGCTCTACGTCGCCGTGACCCTGGTGGTCACGGGCATGCAGAAGTACTCGGAGATGTCCCCGACCGCGCCGCTCGCCGAAGCCTTCAAATCGGTGAACCAGCCGTTCTTCTCGGGCGCCATCAGCCTCGGTGCGTCCGTCGGTCTGATCACCGTGTGCATGATTCTGCTGCTCGGCCAGACCCGCGTGTTCTTCGCGATGAGCCGCGACGGACTGCTGCCGCGCGTCTTCTCCGTGACGCACCCGAAGTACCGCACCCCCTACCGGGCGACCATGCTGCTCGGCGGGATCATCGCGGTCGTCGCAGGCTTCACCAGCCTGGAGAGCCTCGCTGAACTGGTGAACATCGGCACCCTGTTCGCCTTCGTGGTGGTCGCCCTCGGCGTGATCATCCTCCGCAAGTCCCGACCCGACCTGCACCGGTCCTTCCGCACCCCGTGGGTGCCGTTCGTCCCGATCCTGTCGATCGCGGCCTCGTTCTGGCTGATGCTCAACCTGCCGGCCGAGACCTGGCTGCGCTTCGGCATCTGGATGGCCATCGGCATCGTCGTCTACTTCGCCTACGGCTACCGCAACAGCCGCCTGCACAAGGTCGGCCAGGAAGCGGAGTTCTGACCGCCGGCCCGGACCGCTCAGGACGCAGCGGGCCCGTACGGGATTCCCTCCCGTACGGGCCCGCTGCGTCCTGAGCGCGGTGCGGCGGCCGGAGCCTCAGCCCTTGGCGGGGGAGTCCTTCGCCGAGGCCGGGACCTTCTGGTCGTTGCGCAGGGCCTCCCACAGCTGGGTCGCCTGCGGTTCGGCCACGATCACGCGATTCGGGTCGACCTTGTCGTAGGCGACCGGCAGCATGATGGTCTCCATCGTCTCCGGATTCACGCCCTTCATGCTCTGCGCGAAGTCGGACAGCGCGGTGAGCGAGGCGAGGTCGGAGTCGGTGGTCAGCGACTTGGTGCCGGCGTCCGCGAGCTTGTAGAGCCGCGCCGGGTTGCCGAGGGCGTCCTGCTTCTTGATCTCGGACAGCATCGCCAGCATGAACTGCTGCTGCAGGCCGATGCGGCCGAGGTCGCTGCCGTCGCCGTAGCCGTAGCGGGTACGGACGAACTTGAGCGAGTCGGTGCCGTTCAGCCGGTGCGTGCCCGCGTCCAGCTTGAGGCCGCCCTTGGCGCCGCTCATCGGCTTGTCCAGGGTGACGGTGACCCCGCCCAACGCGTCCACCAGGCCCTTGAAGCCGGCGAAGTCCACCTCGACGAAGTGGTCCACGCGTACGCCGGACAGCTGCTCGACCGTGTTGACCACACAGGCCGGACCGGCCAGCGAGTAGACGGAGTTGAACATGACCCGCTTGGCGGACGGCACGGTCTTGCCGTTCGCGTCCTTGCACTCGGGCCGGGTGATCAGGGTGTCGCGGGGGATGCTCACCGCGGTCGCCTTGGACCGGCCCTCGGGTATGTGCACCAGCATCGCGGTGTCCGAGCGGGCGCCGCTGACGTCGCCGTGGTCGAGATCGGCGTTGGCCCCGGCGCGCGAGTCGGAGCCGAGCACCAGGATGTTCTGCGCGTTCGCGACGACCTTCGCGGGCCTGTTGTCGCCGATCGCCCGGTCCAGGTCGACGCTGTCGATATTGGAGTTGAGGTGGCTGTACGTCCACCAGCCGGCCCCGGCCGTGCCCAGGATCAGCACGGCGACCAGCAGGAGGGTGATCCGCAGAATGCGGCGGCGGCGCCCGGGCCGCGCGTGCTTGTCCGTCATACGGGTGAATCTTAGACAGGTATTCGAATGGCCGAAGCCCGCCCCCCGAAGGGGGCGGGCCGACCGTTTCGCAGCCGTCTGCGACCCGGACTAGACCGGGACGCTCGCCAGGCCCGGGGCGAGGAACTTCTTGCCGTTCACGCGCTCCGAGACACCTTCACGGTCCAGGTACGGCGTCACGCCGCCCAGGTGGAAGGGCCAGCCGGCGCCCGTGATGAGGCAGAGGTCGATGTCCTGGGCCTCGGCCACGACACCCTCCTCCAGCATCAGGCCGATCTCCTGCGCCACCGCGTCCAGGACGCGGTCGCGGACCTGCTCCTCGGTCAGGACGACGTCGCCCTGCACCAGGAGGGCGGCGACCTCGGGGTCCAGCTCCGGCTTGCCGGAATCGTAGACGTAGAAACCGCGCTTGCCGGCCTTGACGACCGCAGCCAGGTTCGGGGAGACGGTGAAGCGCTCCGGGAAGGAGCGGTTCAGGGTCTCGGAGACGTGCAGACCGATCGCCGGTCCCACGAGCTCCAGGAGCACCAGCGGGGACATCGGCAGGCCGAGCGGCTCGATGGCCTTCTCCGCCGTGGCGACCGGGGTGCCCTCGTCGATGACGTTCTGGATCTCGCCCATGAAGCGGGTCAGGATGCGGTTCACGACGAACGCCGGGGCGTCCTTGGTGAGGACCGCGGTCTTCTTCAGCTTCCGCGCGACACCGAAGGCCGTGGCCAGCGAGGCGTCGTCGGTCTGCTCGCCGCGGACGATCTCCAGCAGCGGGAGGATCGCGACCGGGTTGAAGAAGTGGAAGCCGACCACGCGCTCCGGGTGCTGGAGCTTGGAAGCCATCTCCGACACCGACAGCGAGGAGGTGTTGGTGGCGAGGATCGCGTGCGCCGGGGCGACCGCCTCGACCTCCGCGAACACCTTCTGCTTGACGGACATCTCCTCGAACACGGCCTCGATGATGAAGTCCGCGTCCGCGAAGCCCTCGGCCTTGTCGAGCACACCGGAGACCAGGCCGGTCAGGCGGTTGGCCTTGTCCTGGTTGATGCGGCCCTTGCCGAGCAGCTTCTGGATCTCGGCGTGGACGTAGCCCACACCCTTGTCCACGCGCTCCTGGTCGATGTCGGTGAGGACCACCGGCACCTCCAGGCGGCGCAGGAAGAGCAGCGCCAGCTGCGAGGCCATCAGACCCGCGCCGACGACGCCGACCTTGGTGACCGGACGGGCCAGGGACTTGTCCGGGGCACCGGCCGGGCGCTTGGCGCGCTTCTGGACCAGGTTGAAGGCGTAGATGCCCGAGCGCAGCTCGCCGCCCATGATGAGGTCGGCCAGGGCCGTGTCCTCGGCGTCGAAGCCGGCCTGGAGGTCGCCCGACTTGGCCGCGGCGATGATGTCCAGCGCGCGGTAGGCGGCCGGAGCGGCACCGTGCACCTTGGAGTCCGCGATGAAGCGGCCCTTGGCGACGGCCGCGTCCCAGGCCTCGCCGCGGTCGATCTCGTCGCGGACGACCTCGGTGGTGCCGTTCAGGACGTTCGCGGTCCACAGGAGCGACTGCTCCAGGAAGTCCGCGCCCTCGAACAGCGCGTCCGCGATGCCCAGGTCGAAGACCTGCTTGCCGCGCAGCTGCTTGTTCTGGTTGAGCGAGTTCTCGATGATGACCGAGATCGCGCGCTCGGCGCCGATCAGGTTCGGCAGGATGGCGCAGCCGCCCCAGCCGGGGACCAGGCCGAGGAAGACCTCGGGCAGCGAGAAGGCCGGGATGGCCTTCGAGACGGTGCGGTAGCTGCAGTGCAGACCGACCTCGACGCCGCCGCCCATGGCCGCGCCGTTGTAGTACGCGAAGGTCGGGACCGCCAGCGCCGAGAGGCGCTTGAAGACGTCGTGGCCGCCCTTGCCGATGGCGAGCGCCTCGTCGTGCTTCTTCAGGAGCTCGACGCCCTTGAGGTCGGCGCCGACTGCGAAGATGAACGGCTTGCCGGTGATGCCGGCGCCGACGATGGAGCCCGCGAGGGCCTCCTGCTCGACCTGGTCGATCGCCGCGTTCAGGTTG is drawn from Streptomyces sp. NBC_01232 and contains these coding sequences:
- the dxs gene encoding 1-deoxy-D-xylulose-5-phosphate synthase — translated: MLLTRIKGPRDLDRLSQEELDQLAAEIRSFLVDAVSKTGGHLGPNLGVVELTIALHRVFDSPKDKVLFDTGHQAYVHKLLTGRQDFAGLRTKNGLSGYPSRAESDHDVIENSHASTVLGWADGLAKANEVLGREDHHVAAVIGDGALTGGMAWEALNNIAAAKDRPLVIVVNDNERSYGPTIGGLANHLATLRTTDGYERFLARGKEILERTPVVGKPLFETLHGAKKGLKDFIAPQGMFEDLGLKYIGPIDGHDIEALESALQRAKRFSGPVIVHCLTQKGRGYTPALEHEADRFHAVGVIHPDTGLPVKTAAASWTSVFADEMVKLGHEREDIVGITAAMLHPVGLNKFAEAFPNRIYDVGIAEQHGATSAAGLATGGVHPVFAVYATFLNRAFDQVLMDVALHKCGVTFVLDRAGVTGDDGASHNGMWDMSILQVVPGLRLAAPRDAEQLRAQLREAVEVKDAPTVVRYSKGVVGPAVPAVGRIGGMDVLRAPGAEVTRPDVLLVSVGALAPMCLEIADLLDKQGISTTVVDPRWVKPVDEALAPLADRHRVVVTVEDNGRTGGVGAAVSQALRDAGVDVPLRDFGIPQRFLDHALRKEIMAEIGLTAPDIARQVTGLVAKLDGRYDSEPAATVD
- a CDS encoding 3-hydroxyacyl-CoA dehydrogenase NAD-binding domain-containing protein codes for the protein MSTTAELLKGAAELFPDEVVTSAHVRHLDLPFGAGRFALITLDNGFDHTKPTTFGPQSLANLNAAIDQVEQEALAGSIVGAGITGKPFIFAVGADLKGVELLKKHDEALAIGKGGHDVFKRLSALAVPTFAYYNGAAMGGGVEVGLHCSYRTVSKAIPAFSLPEVFLGLVPGWGGCAILPNLIGAERAISVIIENSLNQNKQLRGKQVFDLGIADALFEGADFLEQSLLWTANVLNGTTEVVRDEIDRGEAWDAAVAKGRFIADSKVHGAAPAAYRALDIIAAAKSGDLQAGFDAEDTALADLIMGGELRSGIYAFNLVQKRAKRPAGAPDKSLARPVTKVGVVGAGLMASQLALLFLRRLEVPVVLTDIDQERVDKGVGYVHAEIQKLLGKGRINQDKANRLTGLVSGVLDKAEGFADADFIIEAVFEEMSVKQKVFAEVEAVAPAHAILATNTSSLSVSEMASKLQHPERVVGFHFFNPVAILPLLEIVRGEQTDDASLATAFGVARKLKKTAVLTKDAPAFVVNRILTRFMGEIQNVIDEGTPVATAEKAIEPLGLPMSPLVLLELVGPAIGLHVSETLNRSFPERFTVSPNLAAVVKAGKRGFYVYDSGKPELDPEVAALLVQGDVVLTEEQVRDRVLDAVAQEIGLMLEEGVVAEAQDIDLCLITGAGWPFHLGGVTPYLDREGVSERVNGKKFLAPGLASVPV
- a CDS encoding amino acid permease, producing MSKDLNSPFRTKTVEQSIRDTEEPEHALRKSLSAWDLTVFGVGVIIGTGIFVLTGIAARNNAGPATALAFVAAGIVCALAALCYAEFASTVPVAGSAYTFSYASIGELPAWIIGWDLVLEFALGTAVVAVGWSGYVRHLMDTNLGWTLPTSLSGPDAGGHFDLLAFLLVLVLTWILVVGTKLSARITAVVVAIKVTVVLLVIVAGLFFIKADNYSPFIPPAVPQAEGVSGWHAPLVQLLFGYEPTNFGVMGIFTAASLIFFAFIGFDVVATAAEETKNPQRDMPRGILGSLLICTVLYVAVTLVVTGMQKYSEMSPTAPLAEAFKSVNQPFFSGAISLGASVGLITVCMILLLGQTRVFFAMSRDGLLPRVFSVTHPKYRTPYRATMLLGGIIAVVAGFTSLESLAELVNIGTLFAFVVVALGVIILRKSRPDLHRSFRTPWVPFVPILSIAASFWLMLNLPAETWLRFGIWMAIGIVVYFAYGYRNSRLHKVGQEAEF
- a CDS encoding LCP family protein; the protein is MTDKHARPGRRRRILRITLLLVAVLILGTAGAGWWTYSHLNSNIDSVDLDRAIGDNRPAKVVANAQNILVLGSDSRAGANADLDHGDVSGARSDTAMLVHIPEGRSKATAVSIPRDTLITRPECKDANGKTVPSAKRVMFNSVYSLAGPACVVNTVEQLSGVRVDHFVEVDFAGFKGLVDALGGVTVTLDKPMSGAKGGLKLDAGTHRLNGTDSLKFVRTRYGYGDGSDLGRIGLQQQFMLAMLSEIKKQDALGNPARLYKLADAGTKSLTTDSDLASLTALSDFAQSMKGVNPETMETIMLPVAYDKVDPNRVIVAEPQATQLWEALRNDQKVPASAKDSPAKG